A portion of the Ignavibacteriales bacterium genome contains these proteins:
- a CDS encoding enoyl-CoA hydratase-related protein, translating into MDYTRIKYRNDQRVCTITLSRPDKHNALDDLMITELISAFQTAQRDAEVKVILLKGEGESFCAGADLAYMQRIMKYDFNQNQEDSNNLMKLFLQIYTQRKPVVAVVQGHAVAGGCGLATVCDLVVASKETARFGYTEVKTGFIPAIVLFFLVRRVGEGRARELTLRGNVIPAEEAYRMGLVNYVVPETDIDHFGENLALELAKNCSSSSLGLIKELFSRIHGMSVSDALSYAANLNALTRMTEDCKKGIDAFLKKEPVKW; encoded by the coding sequence ATGGACTACACCCGTATCAAATACCGTAATGACCAGCGTGTCTGCACAATTACGCTGAGCAGACCTGACAAGCACAATGCACTCGATGACCTGATGATCACCGAGCTCATTTCCGCGTTTCAAACTGCCCAACGCGATGCGGAGGTCAAGGTCATCCTTCTGAAGGGTGAGGGGGAGTCCTTCTGTGCCGGAGCTGACCTGGCCTATATGCAGCGCATCATGAAATACGATTTCAATCAGAACCAGGAAGACTCTAACAATCTGATGAAGCTGTTCCTGCAGATTTATACTCAGCGGAAACCGGTCGTCGCCGTCGTGCAGGGGCACGCCGTCGCTGGTGGCTGCGGACTGGCTACTGTTTGTGATCTCGTCGTCGCGTCGAAAGAAACCGCACGTTTCGGATACACCGAAGTCAAAACAGGTTTCATACCCGCGATCGTTCTCTTCTTTCTCGTTCGAAGGGTAGGAGAGGGGAGGGCGCGCGAGCTCACGCTTCGGGGCAATGTCATCCCGGCTGAAGAAGCGTACCGGATGGGTCTCGTGAACTACGTCGTGCCCGAGACGGACATCGACCATTTTGGGGAAAACCTCGCCCTGGAACTCGCGAAGAACTGCAGCTCTTCCTCTCTTGGCCTGATCAAGGAATTGTTTTCCCGAATTCATGGAATGTCCGTTTCCGACGCCCTCAGCTATGCAGCGAATCTGAATGCCCTGACACGGATGACTGAGGACTGCAAGAAGGGTATCGATGCGTTTCTGAAAAAAGAACCGGTCAAGTGGTAA
- a CDS encoding adenine phosphoribosyltransferase, translating to MKSDLRTLASCIRTVPDFPKPGIMFRDITTLLKDAEAFQRAVDVLHSRYKEDKISKVVCIESRGFILGAALALRLKAGFVPIRKKGKLPAPTIGQSYALEYGTDIIEIHQDAITPGERVLIHDDLLATGGTVAAACKLVEKLEGSIAGLSFLIELGFLKGRAQLGSYDVFSIIQYDAE from the coding sequence ATGAAATCTGACTTGCGCACCCTCGCTTCCTGCATTCGCACTGTGCCCGATTTTCCCAAGCCCGGGATCATGTTTCGTGATATCACCACACTGCTCAAAGATGCAGAGGCCTTTCAGCGGGCCGTCGACGTGCTCCACTCCCGTTACAAGGAAGACAAGATCTCAAAAGTTGTCTGCATCGAATCCCGTGGATTCATCCTGGGGGCGGCGCTCGCGCTCAGGTTGAAGGCAGGATTTGTCCCAATCAGAAAAAAGGGGAAGCTCCCTGCCCCGACCATCGGACAAAGTTATGCACTGGAGTACGGAACCGATATAATCGAAATTCATCAGGATGCGATCACCCCGGGCGAGCGGGTTCTGATTCATGATGATTTGCTTGCAACGGGGGGGACAGTCGCTGCGGCCTGTAAGCTTGTCGAAAAACTCGAGGGTTCTATTGCTGGCCTCTCGTTTCTCATCGAACTGGGATTTCTCAAGGGACGGGCGCAGCTTGGGTCGTATGATGTGTTCTCAATCATTCAATACGACGCAGAATAG
- a CDS encoding tryptophanase, whose product MKTIIEPFKIKSVEPIRFTTPAEREKILRDAFYNPFLIRADDVLIDLLTDSGTSAMSAKQWAGIMDGDEAYAGSRSFFRFEATVKKLTGFKHVMPTHQGRAAEKILFTIVGKQGKYIPNNTHFDTTRANVEFSGAEAVDLPTEEGKKPGLIADFKGNMNIPALEAFIRTTGAENIPLCMITITNNSGSGQPVSMANIRETKQLLLKFGIPLFLDACRFAENAFFIKKREPGYAGKTAEEIAREMFSYADGCTMSAKKDAFVNMGGFLALNDDVLAMNARNLLIVTEGFTTYGGLAGRDLEAIAQGLEEILDEHYLTYRLRSVEYLGERIVKGGVPIVEPPGGHAIYLDAKRFAPHIPPSQYPGQAIVCELYRAGGIRSVEIGSVMFGKYDAQGALLSPPMELVRLAIPRRVYTQSHIDYVIEVVLDVFERRKSLRGLRITEEAPALRHFTAKFEPIA is encoded by the coding sequence ATGAAAACGATTATCGAACCCTTCAAGATCAAGTCCGTCGAACCCATCCGCTTCACAACTCCGGCAGAGCGGGAGAAGATTCTCCGCGATGCGTTTTACAACCCATTTCTTATTCGCGCTGACGATGTCCTCATCGACTTGCTGACGGACAGCGGGACGTCCGCGATGAGCGCGAAACAATGGGCCGGTATCATGGATGGTGACGAAGCGTATGCCGGGTCCAGAAGTTTCTTCCGTTTTGAAGCAACAGTGAAGAAGCTCACCGGATTCAAGCACGTCATGCCGACGCACCAGGGGAGAGCTGCGGAGAAGATTCTGTTCACGATCGTCGGGAAGCAGGGAAAGTATATTCCCAACAATACGCATTTTGACACGACGCGCGCCAATGTTGAGTTCTCAGGTGCCGAAGCGGTGGATCTTCCGACGGAAGAGGGGAAGAAACCAGGCCTCATCGCTGACTTCAAGGGAAACATGAACATACCGGCTCTGGAAGCGTTTATTCGAACCACGGGGGCAGAGAACATTCCCCTTTGCATGATAACGATCACGAACAACTCAGGAAGCGGACAACCGGTTTCCATGGCCAACATTCGGGAGACGAAGCAGCTGCTTCTGAAGTTCGGAATTCCACTCTTCCTCGACGCGTGTAGGTTCGCTGAGAATGCATTCTTCATCAAGAAGCGTGAGCCCGGTTATGCCGGGAAGACAGCCGAAGAAATAGCCCGGGAGATGTTCTCCTATGCTGACGGATGCACGATGAGCGCGAAGAAGGATGCATTCGTGAACATGGGTGGGTTTCTGGCACTCAATGACGACGTGCTTGCAATGAATGCACGAAATCTCCTCATCGTCACGGAAGGTTTCACGACCTATGGAGGCCTCGCGGGCCGTGACCTCGAAGCTATTGCGCAGGGTCTTGAAGAAATTCTCGATGAGCATTATCTGACGTATCGCCTCCGATCTGTCGAATACCTGGGGGAGAGAATCGTCAAAGGAGGCGTCCCGATCGTCGAACCTCCCGGCGGACATGCCATCTATCTCGATGCGAAGCGATTTGCTCCGCACATTCCACCCAGCCAGTACCCTGGTCAGGCTATCGTGTGTGAACTGTATCGGGCAGGGGGGATTCGCTCCGTGGAGATTGGAAGCGTGATGTTCGGAAAATATGATGCACAGGGGGCGTTGTTGTCCCCTCCTATGGAACTCGTTCGCCTGGCGATCCCGAGGAGGGTCTATACACAGAGCCACATCGACTATGTCATAGAGGTTGTGCTCGATGTCTTTGAACGACGGAAATCGCTTCGGGGGCTTCGAATCACTGAGGAGGCACCTGCCCTTCGACATTTCACGGCGAAGTTCGAGCCGATCGCCTGA
- a CDS encoding Yip1 family protein, with amino-acid sequence MPNLDLFDIGWKVLESPRKAFRTITIADHKNYALFLFSLFGISLSFTAFWFFRLGTRFISLIDLIPAAVGIGIILGLASAFIVTGIYFAFVTILGGTTGFRTSLGVIGYSLTPIALSLFLVLPIELLTFGMYLFTSNPHPYTLKPVSFMILIGFDGLVCVWSIALAVLGTHVSQRINVFKSVIAVLGAFVVFLGGLLLLAQQFGLIDLV; translated from the coding sequence GTGCCAAACCTGGATCTCTTTGATATCGGCTGGAAGGTTCTCGAATCCCCCCGAAAGGCATTTCGGACCATCACGATCGCAGATCACAAGAATTACGCCCTGTTTCTTTTCTCGCTCTTTGGCATCAGCCTCTCCTTTACGGCCTTCTGGTTCTTCCGGCTCGGGACCCGATTCATTTCGCTCATCGACCTTATCCCTGCTGCTGTTGGGATCGGAATAATCCTCGGGCTGGCATCGGCCTTCATCGTCACGGGTATTTACTTTGCATTTGTTACTATTCTTGGGGGAACGACAGGCTTTCGAACGTCCCTCGGAGTAATCGGGTATTCTCTTACTCCCATCGCACTTTCTCTGTTCCTTGTGCTCCCGATTGAATTGTTGACGTTCGGCATGTATCTCTTCACGTCAAACCCTCATCCGTACACCCTCAAACCCGTTTCCTTCATGATCCTGATCGGGTTTGACGGCCTGGTTTGCGTTTGGAGTATCGCGCTGGCAGTTCTCGGCACGCACGTATCACAGAGAATCAACGTATTCAAATCAGTCATTGCGGTCCTGGGAGCGTTCGTCGTGTTTCTTGGCGGACTCTTGCTGCTCGCTCAACAGTTTGGCCTCATTGATCTCGTGTGA
- a CDS encoding metallopeptidase family protein, translating into MTREQFEEIAQHAFDSLPDAFKHKIENVQIVVEDYPSGDALARTRAGKFTLLGLYQGVPLPHRGTSYGMYPVGPDKISLYQKNIEQTCSTEQEIERRIVEVLFHELGHYFGMNEQEVRDALRDFE; encoded by the coding sequence GTGACGAGAGAGCAGTTTGAGGAGATTGCCCAGCATGCATTCGACAGTCTTCCGGATGCATTCAAGCACAAAATCGAAAATGTTCAGATCGTCGTCGAGGATTATCCTTCCGGCGACGCGTTGGCGAGGACACGGGCTGGGAAGTTCACCTTGCTCGGCCTCTACCAGGGTGTACCGCTTCCGCATCGGGGCACTTCATATGGAATGTACCCGGTTGGGCCGGACAAAATAAGCCTGTACCAGAAGAACATCGAGCAAACGTGTTCGACCGAGCAGGAGATTGAACGACGCATCGTTGAGGTGCTGTTTCATGAACTCGGTCACTATTTTGGTATGAACGAGCAGGAAGTGCGGGACGCCTTGAGAGATTTCGAGTAA
- a CDS encoding M28 family peptidase: MKLLLRVTSLALILLFGFKVGVLAQTSKEITAAELTKHVKFLSSDDLQGRKTGSKGAEAAAQYIAREFQSYGLKPVGPNGSFFQDFEFVSGVKLGDGNSLAFEISGKATSLLLDKEFRPLGFSSSETFAGPVVFLGYGISDTAKKYDDYASLDIKGKAVMVLRNAPPADSTRDLGQYASLRYKASKARELGARVLFVVTGPEDSETDDLIKLSYDNASGNAGLPAINITRKTADLMLADAGKTIKDLQKAIHQSKAPKSVDLPHVFVRAKTDIKEIRETARNVVGYLEGSDPELKNQMIIIGAHYDHLGMGGEGSGSLKIDTVAIHHGADDNASGTAGVLELAQAFSAMKTSLKRSMLFISFAGEELGLLGSAYYANHPLLPLDRAVAMINMDMIGRLNNRVLIVYGVGTSAGFEDLVKKHNQDSAFVLKLNKDGYGPSDHASFYGKQIPVFHFFTDIHSDYHRPSDTFDKLNYQGEEKVVRYIERIAEELDQSVDRPRYIAVEAPRQATAGRSTRVYMGTIPDFGEQVQGMKISGVREGSPAAKAGMTGGDIIIKFGKVDVKSLYDFTYALGEYKPGDEVDVVIKRGAETKSVKVKLEKRN; the protein is encoded by the coding sequence ATGAAACTATTGCTTCGAGTAACTTCCCTCGCGTTGATTCTTCTATTCGGGTTTAAGGTTGGAGTCTTAGCGCAAACAAGTAAAGAGATTACAGCCGCCGAGCTTACAAAGCACGTCAAGTTTCTTTCATCTGATGATCTCCAGGGACGCAAGACCGGCTCGAAGGGAGCCGAAGCTGCAGCACAATACATCGCACGGGAGTTTCAATCTTACGGCCTCAAGCCGGTCGGGCCAAACGGCTCATTCTTTCAGGATTTCGAGTTTGTTTCTGGAGTGAAGCTTGGTGATGGCAACAGTCTGGCGTTCGAGATCTCAGGCAAAGCTACCTCATTACTGCTCGACAAGGAGTTTCGCCCGCTAGGGTTTTCCTCGAGCGAAACGTTCGCAGGTCCTGTTGTCTTCCTCGGTTACGGTATTTCGGATACAGCAAAAAAGTATGATGACTACGCCAGTCTCGATATTAAGGGGAAGGCTGTCATGGTGCTCCGAAACGCCCCGCCGGCTGATTCCACGCGCGATTTGGGTCAATATGCCAGCCTGCGCTACAAAGCATCGAAGGCGCGGGAGCTGGGTGCCAGAGTCCTTTTCGTGGTAACCGGGCCCGAGGATTCGGAGACAGACGACCTGATAAAGCTGAGTTACGACAATGCGTCTGGGAATGCTGGCCTTCCTGCTATAAACATAACCAGGAAAACTGCCGACCTCATGCTGGCCGATGCCGGCAAGACGATCAAGGATTTGCAGAAGGCGATCCATCAATCGAAGGCACCGAAGTCAGTTGACCTTCCTCACGTCTTCGTGCGCGCCAAAACGGATATCAAGGAAATTCGAGAAACCGCTCGTAATGTCGTTGGATATCTTGAGGGAAGTGACCCAGAGCTAAAGAATCAGATGATTATCATTGGCGCACATTATGATCACCTTGGTATGGGAGGCGAGGGCTCTGGTTCGCTCAAAATTGACACCGTGGCAATCCATCACGGAGCTGATGACAACGCCTCGGGTACGGCAGGAGTGCTGGAGCTTGCCCAGGCATTCTCAGCAATGAAGACTTCACTGAAGAGAAGCATGCTCTTTATCTCATTCGCCGGCGAGGAGCTTGGACTGCTCGGATCAGCCTATTACGCCAACCATCCCCTGCTTCCGTTGGATCGAGCGGTGGCAATGATCAACATGGATATGATTGGCCGACTGAATAACCGCGTATTGATTGTTTACGGGGTAGGCACTTCAGCGGGGTTTGAAGATCTGGTGAAGAAGCACAACCAGGACTCAGCGTTCGTGTTGAAATTGAACAAGGACGGCTACGGTCCCAGCGACCACGCTTCGTTCTATGGAAAACAAATCCCTGTGTTCCATTTCTTTACTGACATTCATTCCGATTATCACCGCCCCTCTGATACCTTTGACAAGTTGAATTATCAGGGTGAAGAGAAGGTGGTACGATATATCGAGCGGATAGCCGAAGAACTCGATCAATCTGTCGATCGCCCACGATATATTGCTGTGGAGGCTCCTCGTCAAGCCACTGCTGGCAGGAGCACACGAGTGTATATGGGTACTATCCCGGATTTTGGCGAGCAGGTGCAGGGTATGAAGATTTCCGGAGTGCGTGAAGGGAGCCCCGCAGCCAAAGCCGGCATGACCGGCGGGGATATCATCATCAAGTTCGGCAAAGTCGACGTCAAGAGCCTCTACGACTTCACCTACGCTCTTGGCGAGTACAAACCGGGAGACGAAGTAGATGTCGTGATCAAACGGGGTGCCGAAACCAAGTCTGTGAAGGTCAAGCTGGAAAAACGAAACTAG
- a CDS encoding SDR family NAD(P)-dependent oxidoreductase, producing MRLKNKKIVITGGSKGLGRALAFRFAAEGARLALCARSTDLLQRAELELSLIGPPPIALGCDITDHEQVERFASVVLETFGSIDVLVNNAAQLGPRIDLSEWTPATWNRIIDVNVNGLFSVTRAFLPSMLKQGSGSIINVSSSVGKKGRQRWGAYAASKFALEGFTQTLADEVRTSRIRVNSVNPGPMDTDMRHAAYPDEDRSRLKPPSEVLEAFVYLASDESRSVTGQYFDAQDFNKNKKESS from the coding sequence ATGAGGCTCAAGAACAAGAAAATAGTCATTACAGGTGGTTCGAAAGGGCTTGGCCGCGCACTAGCGTTCAGATTTGCTGCAGAGGGAGCCCGTCTGGCACTCTGCGCCAGATCGACCGACTTGCTCCAGAGAGCTGAACTCGAACTATCCTTGATAGGACCTCCCCCAATCGCCTTGGGCTGCGACATCACCGACCACGAGCAGGTGGAACGTTTTGCTTCAGTGGTTCTGGAAACATTTGGGTCGATTGACGTACTCGTGAATAACGCTGCTCAGCTGGGTCCACGAATCGATCTCTCGGAATGGACACCCGCAACGTGGAATCGAATTATCGACGTCAACGTCAACGGACTCTTTTCTGTCACAAGGGCCTTTCTGCCATCAATGCTGAAACAGGGATCTGGCTCCATTATCAACGTGAGTTCGTCGGTCGGGAAAAAAGGGCGTCAACGTTGGGGAGCCTATGCAGCATCGAAGTTCGCTCTCGAGGGGTTCACGCAAACGCTTGCAGACGAGGTCAGGACCAGCCGCATTCGAGTGAACTCGGTCAATCCCGGACCGATGGACACCGATATGCGCCACGCGGCGTACCCTGACGAGGACCGATCCAGACTCAAGCCGCCTTCGGAAGTTCTCGAGGCATTCGTCTACCTGGCCTCCGATGAGTCCCGGAGTGTAACCGGGCAGTATTTTGATGCACAGGACTTTAACAAAAACAAAAAGGAGTCTTCATGA
- a CDS encoding peroxiredoxin, with the protein MQTILLAVWFLILGTQLQAQSSAPAEGSKAPEFALPYATRDSIAKDSLKLSDFAGKRAVILAFYPADWSTGCTKEVCTMRDNFDALAGLDAEVLAISGDYVWSHHEWAKFHNLPFRLLSDHSHAVAKLYGSFNDKTYYNRRTVFVVDKEGTIVYENLKYSVADLQDFEKLKSALVAIK; encoded by the coding sequence ATGCAAACCATTCTCCTGGCTGTATGGTTCCTCATTCTTGGAACTCAACTTCAAGCTCAGAGCTCTGCACCGGCTGAGGGATCGAAAGCACCTGAATTCGCACTTCCCTATGCAACTAGGGACTCCATTGCAAAGGACTCTTTGAAGCTTTCTGACTTTGCCGGCAAGAGAGCGGTTATCCTGGCCTTCTATCCGGCTGACTGGAGCACGGGGTGCACGAAGGAGGTCTGCACCATGAGAGACAACTTCGATGCACTTGCCGGCCTTGACGCTGAAGTCCTCGCCATCAGCGGAGACTACGTGTGGTCTCATCACGAATGGGCGAAGTTCCACAACCTGCCGTTCAGACTTCTCAGCGACCATTCGCACGCTGTGGCGAAACTCTATGGTAGTTTCAACGATAAGACATACTATAATCGGCGTACGGTTTTCGTGGTGGATAAAGAAGGGACTATCGTGTACGAGAACTTGAAGTACAGCGTTGCCGACCTCCAGGATTTTGAAAAACTAAAGTCTGCTCTTGTTGCGATCAAATAG
- a CDS encoding metal ABC transporter substrate-binding protein, protein MMNKRIMIFLVLLISCLSWSSTVVGQIKVVSTLTDMQSIARLIGGDKVDVFAIATGFQNPHFVDPKPSYILKLSRADMFVTVGLDLEIGWVPPLLNSARNSKIQKGGEGYVDASMNVPLLQIPTSASRGQGDIHVFGNPHYWLDPVNGKAIAKNIFDGLVRVDPDHRSLFEANLNKFNQTIDAKIKEWTEKMRPYAGTKIIAYHNEWPYFEQRFGLQIVDFLEPKPGIPPSPSQLLKVINEMKRDHIKIIIISPYFTTESADLVARSTGGKVVTLATSVGANDKIQSYIDLFDYNVSQLLDALR, encoded by the coding sequence ATGATGAATAAACGAATTATGATTTTCCTCGTCCTCCTGATCTCATGCCTGTCCTGGAGCTCAACAGTCGTTGGACAAATCAAGGTCGTATCGACGCTGACTGATATGCAGAGTATTGCGCGCCTCATCGGGGGCGACAAGGTCGATGTATTTGCGATCGCAACGGGGTTTCAGAATCCTCATTTCGTTGATCCCAAGCCAAGTTACATTCTGAAGCTGTCTCGAGCAGACATGTTTGTGACGGTTGGATTGGATCTGGAAATCGGCTGGGTCCCCCCGCTGCTCAATAGCGCGAGGAATTCGAAGATCCAGAAGGGGGGAGAAGGATATGTTGACGCTTCCATGAATGTGCCTCTGCTCCAGATACCGACGAGTGCTAGCCGAGGTCAGGGAGACATCCACGTCTTTGGTAATCCGCACTACTGGCTCGATCCCGTTAACGGCAAAGCTATTGCGAAAAACATCTTCGACGGCCTCGTGAGGGTCGATCCTGACCATAGGTCGCTCTTTGAGGCGAATCTGAACAAGTTCAATCAGACTATCGACGCGAAGATAAAAGAGTGGACTGAGAAGATGCGCCCCTACGCAGGCACGAAGATCATTGCCTATCACAATGAATGGCCGTATTTCGAGCAGCGCTTTGGCCTGCAGATTGTCGATTTCCTCGAACCGAAGCCGGGGATTCCACCATCCCCTTCGCAACTTCTCAAAGTCATCAACGAAATGAAGCGTGACCACATCAAGATTATTATTATTTCGCCGTACTTCACGACAGAGTCAGCCGACCTCGTCGCCCGCAGCACGGGCGGAAAGGTTGTTACGCTGGCGACCTCCGTCGGTGCGAACGACAAAATCCAATCATACATCGATCTTTTTGACTACAACGTATCACAACTTCTTGATGCGTTGCGCTAG
- a CDS encoding metal ABC transporter permease, with protein MGEMLSQSFVVNALIVSTVLGLLLSYMGVHVVGRGIVFVDLALGQISMLGVAFAGFNGGGQETLISIVFTMLGAFLLSFIKVKDKRLKHEAIIGIVYAVASAGTVLLISKTPHGESDISEVLFGSLFTVTTEQIITLSIVFAIIGIVQLVFRKKFFELTEQFENRQVEHMRVFDLWNFLFYLCIGLCIVFAVRVAGVIPVFSYLIVPPVAAVLFSQSRNVVVGIAMLISVLGGFLGIYSSVSFDFPAGSSVVAALGALFVAVALLKFSRFMRLRFFNDNTPPDVSETSE; from the coding sequence ATGGGTGAAATGTTAAGCCAGAGTTTCGTAGTGAACGCACTGATCGTGAGTACTGTTCTAGGATTGCTGCTCTCTTACATGGGAGTCCACGTCGTGGGGAGAGGAATTGTGTTCGTCGATTTGGCCCTTGGACAGATTTCGATGTTAGGTGTGGCTTTCGCGGGTTTCAACGGCGGTGGGCAAGAGACTCTTATTTCGATTGTCTTCACTATGCTTGGAGCGTTCCTGCTATCCTTCATCAAAGTGAAAGACAAACGCCTTAAGCACGAGGCCATTATCGGCATCGTCTATGCGGTTGCCTCAGCAGGGACGGTCCTCCTCATCTCGAAAACACCGCATGGTGAATCGGACATCTCAGAGGTTCTGTTTGGCAGCCTTTTCACGGTAACGACGGAACAGATCATTACGCTCTCCATCGTATTCGCCATCATCGGTATCGTTCAGCTCGTTTTTCGAAAAAAGTTCTTTGAGCTCACCGAACAGTTCGAGAACCGGCAGGTCGAGCATATGCGCGTCTTCGACCTGTGGAATTTTCTCTTCTACCTCTGCATTGGTCTCTGCATTGTGTTCGCCGTTCGAGTCGCAGGAGTCATCCCTGTCTTCTCCTACTTGATCGTGCCGCCGGTGGCAGCTGTGCTGTTCTCTCAATCCAGGAATGTGGTTGTCGGGATAGCGATGTTGATCAGCGTGCTTGGAGGATTCCTGGGCATTTATTCTTCAGTCAGTTTCGATTTCCCTGCAGGATCATCAGTCGTCGCGGCGCTGGGGGCGTTGTTCGTCGCTGTTGCGCTTCTCAAGTTCAGCAGGTTCATGAGACTCCGGTTTTTCAACGACAACACTCCGCCTGACGTCTCTGAGACGTCCGAGTGA
- a CDS encoding GatB/YqeY domain-containing protein translates to MSLNDQINSDLKAAMKSGDKPRLDTLRLLRASMIDLTKRGGDAGITPDEELAVLMAAMKKRKEAIEVYEKAGRLELAQQERIELDIISSYLPKQLTAEEAAGIIQRIINETGASSAKEFGKVMPLAMKELKGKLDGKLVQELVKAKLGG, encoded by the coding sequence ATGAGCTTGAACGACCAAATCAACAGCGACCTCAAGGCAGCGATGAAATCGGGGGACAAACCCCGTCTCGATACGCTTCGATTGTTGCGCGCGTCGATGATCGATCTGACAAAAAGGGGGGGCGACGCGGGTATCACACCGGATGAGGAACTCGCCGTCCTGATGGCTGCAATGAAGAAGCGGAAGGAAGCAATCGAGGTCTACGAAAAAGCAGGCAGATTGGAGCTGGCTCAGCAGGAACGAATCGAGCTTGACATCATCTCTTCGTATCTTCCGAAGCAGCTTACAGCCGAAGAGGCAGCCGGCATCATCCAGCGGATCATCAACGAGACCGGCGCAAGTTCGGCGAAAGAGTTCGGAAAGGTCATGCCGCTGGCCATGAAGGAGCTGAAAGGCAAGTTGGACGGAAAACTCGTACAGGAGCTGGTGAAAGCAAAACTGGGGGGCTGA
- a CDS encoding CvpA family protein — MIIDVVLLLPWVAFGALGFRDASARKLVAIVMAIAGMFLGQWLMHDVGMIFREQLHVQPENAPMTAFLFIFTFTMFLQSILYRFLTGNYKFGGIIDRIIGVPLGLVEGAIVISVMIFILTLNGPPSRKTIWDSRLYHTAASIAPRILDMFSTAVTSANETMRDVTGAGTKDLDSLKKSDVESLVSPEAAKIDSTLRSQRR; from the coding sequence ATGATTATTGACGTAGTTCTGCTGCTGCCTTGGGTGGCTTTTGGTGCGCTCGGATTTCGGGATGCATCGGCGCGAAAACTCGTTGCGATTGTTATGGCAATCGCGGGAATGTTCCTCGGACAGTGGCTCATGCATGATGTCGGGATGATCTTCCGTGAACAGCTTCATGTTCAACCCGAGAACGCTCCCATGACCGCCTTCCTTTTCATTTTCACCTTCACCATGTTCCTCCAGTCAATACTGTACCGCTTTCTTACAGGAAACTACAAATTTGGCGGCATCATCGATCGTATCATTGGCGTCCCCCTTGGCCTGGTTGAGGGTGCGATTGTGATCAGCGTGATGATTTTCATTCTCACGCTCAACGGCCCTCCGTCGCGCAAGACCATCTGGGATTCACGCCTGTATCATACGGCAGCTTCCATCGCTCCTCGCATTCTGGACATGTTTTCGACCGCTGTGACATCCGCGAACGAAACCATGCGCGATGTGACGGGCGCGGGCACGAAAGACCTCGATTCCCTCAAGAAAAGCGACGTCGAGTCGCTTGTCTCTCCTGAGGCCGCAAAAATAGATTCCACACTTCGCTCGCAGCGGCGGTGA